A region from the Ammospiza caudacuta isolate bAmmCau1 chromosome 4, bAmmCau1.pri, whole genome shotgun sequence genome encodes:
- the GPRIN3 gene encoding G protein-regulated inducer of neurite outgrowth 3, translated as MGTVPDPLRSAKLSLLSASAEEEHLGDLQPAKPQPQAPSAERASNGFPCAPSGSAGVCIFDLSCTGAASPQRCEQCHTDDASQQEAFSPRLASTTAEGHPADVRPAGCSQPAGIPAPAVPALGATGALSAGQGPEMMPAPQSSRQFVQGSQAKTSSLTQIDDSALKPQGTDDQPALEVLNYSSPGDPVGVNQFCHTSQANLLQRGEKDKEAEENGSAVCQSVLAAGQTEADLGRDSQTSLEAKGGTADMLQLHPPDKTEAVQSSEAPAQSGHGSPHPVHNLGPTPGSPNPTQLSKFRETGTMTAQPESSPCAQEAVSRTWRDAEVQAVATVESKSASTSPSIFAAFLKGNPPPEEKEELHIIYQGGMGLSHTALTDSLSSQQKSPCSPGITSKSTVVAVTASAQTQPGVPSDVTSPVSADNMKPVLPCSPAAVTSQGTSVGNAEMSSAARDVKDAAQLPKDAPVPPKPIPAEQPGVDSSNKTAPQSGSGAGEPSTTCTDAVPGTQNNVQGVIPHAGSSRSPLLSGKDSEAKQKEVLGSSEQKPVQSKGGSQGQARPNQSVVKPKEENLVVLDPKGGLSVGSQPAAVRAKVCPQDEKESRGHGDSGQSQVAGGQNLQAGLTPELSVGPASLAPPVAASAAPQQQGLQARQSGHDLHTAVIPAASSQAVPNLGENKKHSTPAMEAKVQVKQSKHVRDVVWDEQGMTWEVYGASLDPESLGIAIQNHLQRQIREHEKLIRAQNSQTRKSISSDTSSNKKLKGRQHNVFQSMLQNFRRPNCCIRPAPSSVLD; from the coding sequence ATGGGGACTGTACCAGACCCTCTGAGATCTGCCAAGCTTTCCCTGCTCTCAGCTTCTGCAGAGGAGGAGCACCTGGGAGACCTGCAGCCTGCCAAGCCCCAGCCTCAGGCCCCCAGTGCTGAGAGGGCCAGCAATGGTTTCCCGTGCGCGCCGTCCGGCTCAGCTGGGGTTTGCATCTTCGACCTGAGCTGcacaggtgctgccagcccacaGAGGTGTGAGCAGTGCCACACAGATGATGCCAGCCAGCAGGAAGCCTTTTCTCCCAGGCTGGCCAGCACAACTGCAGAGGGGCACCCTGCAGATGTAAGGCCTGCTGGTTGTTCCCAGCCAGCGGGCATCCCAGCACCGGCAGTGCCAGCCCTTGGTGCCACAGGAGCCCTCTCGGCGGGGCAGGGGCCAGAGATGATGCCAGCCCCCCAGAGCTCCCGGCAGTTCGTGCAAGGCAGCCAGGCCAAAACGAGCTCCCTGACACAGATTGATGACTCTGCCCTGAAACCTCAAGGAACTGATGATCAGCCAGCGCTTGAAGTGTTAAATTATTCTTCCCCAGGTGATCCTGTCGGGGTTAATCAATTCTGTCATACTTCTCAGGCCAACCTTCtgcaaagaggggaaaaagacaaggaggcagaggaaaatGGTTCTGCTGTGTGTCAGTCAGTCCTGGCAGCAGGGCAAACCGAAGCTGACCTGGGGAGAGACTCTCAAACCAGTCTGGAGGCAAAGGGTGGGACTGCAGACATGCTGCAGTTGCATCCCCCAGATAAAACTgaagcagtgcagagcagcGAGGCACCAGCCCAGTCTGGCCATGGGAGTCCCCATCCTGTACATAACCTGGGCCCCACACCTGGGAGTCCAAACCCCACCCAGCTCTCCAAATTCAGAGAAACAGGTACAATGACAGCTCAGCCAGAGAGCAGCCCTTGTGCTCAGGAAGCTGTAAGCAGGACATGGCGAGATGCTGAGGTTCAGGCCGTGGCTACTGTGGAGAGCAAATCAGCTTCCACCAGTCCCAGCATCTTTGCTGCCTTCTTAAAAGGGAATCCTCCtccagaggagaaggaagaactGCACATAATTTACCAAGGAGGTATGGGGCTGAGCCACACTGCACTTACTGATAGTTTATCCTCACAACAAAAGTCTCCATGTTCTCCTGGTATCACATCAAAATCGACTGTTGTGGCTGTGACTGCTTCAGCCCAAACCCAGCCTGGGGTCCCATCTGACGTGACATCTCCAGTATCAGCAGATAACATGAAACCAGTTCTCCCTTGCTCCCCTGCAGCTGTTACCTCTCAAGGAACATCTGTGGGTAATGCTGAAATGAGCAGTGCAGCTCGTGATGTCAAGGATGCAGCTCAGCTGCCAAAGGATGCTCCAGTCCccccaaagcccatcccagCTGAGCAGCCTGGAGTTGACTCCAGTAATAAAACTGCACCACAGTCTGGGAGTGGTGCTGGTGAGCCAAGCACCACTTGCACTGATGCTGTTCCAGGAACCCAGAACAATGTGCAAGGTGTCATCCCTCATGCAGGAAGCAGCCGGTCACCTTTACTCTCTGGCAAGGACAGTGAAGCCAAGCAGAAGGAGGTcctgggcagctctgagcaAAAGCCTGTGCAAAGCAAGGGTGGGAGTCAAGGGCAGGCCCGTCCTAATCAATCTGTGgtaaaaccaaaggaagaaaactTGGTGGTGCTTGATCCTAAAGGAGGGCTGAGTGTTGGCAGCCAGCCTGCCGCTGTCCGTGCCAAGGTGTGCCCACAGGATGAGAAGGAGAGCAGAGGCCATGGAGACAGTGGCCAGTCTCAGGTGGCTGGTGGCCAGAACCTGCAGGCAGGACTGACACCTGAGCTGAGTGTGGGTCCTGCAAGTCTTGCCCCTCCCGTGGCAGCATCggcagctccccagcagcagggcctcCAGGCCAGGCAGTCCGGACACGATCTCCACACTGCAGTgattcctgctgcttcctctcaGGCTGTGCCAAACCTGGGGGAGAACAAAAAGCATTCCACCCCAGCCATGGAGGCCAAAGTACAGGTGAAGCAGTCCAAACACGTCAGGGATGTTGTTTGGGATGAGCAAGGAATGACGTGGGAGGTTTATGGTGCTTCCCTCGATCCAGAATCCCTGGGAATTGCCATCCAGAACCACTTACAGAGACAAATACGGGAACACGAGAAACTGATCCGGGCCCAGAACAGTCAGACCCGGAAATCCATTTCCTCAGATACATCCTCAAATAAAAAACTAAAAGGGAGGCAGCACAACGTGTTCCAGTCCATGCTGCAGAATTTTAGGCGTCCTAATTGCTGCATCCGACCTGCTCCTTCCTCTGTGTTAGACTGA